The genomic interval CGGAAATGCCCCGAAGAATGGACCTGGACTATGTTTTTCGGAGTCGATACGAACAGGGTGTCTTTCTGGAGCTTGTATTCGCGCAGGTTGAACGACACGGTCGCTTCGCCTTCGGTTCCCACGCCGATAATGAAGGCATCGATCCGGCACGGATAGCGGAAAGTCTGCATCACCGAAGCGCTGTTCGCCGCGAGGCAGGAGCTCATCAGCCCGAGCCGGCTCCGGCTGCCGGACATCGAAAGCAAATCGTTCAGGGTGAAACTCGTGATCGGAGTCTCTTCGTTTATCTTGTTCATCTCACTGTTCGCTGACATTTCGACAAATATAGCAATAATCCGCATAAATAGGGTCGAAAAGAACTGTTTTAGGACAATTCGAAGAATTACGGACCACTTTCGAACCAATGAAAAACCGGACCCCCGAAAGGGTCCGGCCATGCGGTCCGCCGCCGGGCGGAAAAATCCTCCGCCCCGCGTGCGGAATTATTTCGAAGCGGCTGCCGGGGCTGCCGGAGCGGCTGCCGGGGCGTCGGTAATGCCCAGCTCCTTGCGCACCTCGGGAGCGAGGTCCGTCAGCGCGGCCTCGTCGAAATAGGCCAGCGAACCGGCCGAGGTGTCGAACACGAAGAGATAGCCGCCCGCAGCGGCGATCTTGTCGATGGCAGCCTTGGCTTTCTCGATAATCGGCTGGAGCAATTCCTCCTGCTTCTTCGCATAGTCGCGCTGGGCCATCTGCTGGAACTCCTGGCTGCGACGCTGCAAATCCTCCAGCTCCTTGGCCTTCATCTCGCGGACGGCATCGGTCAGCGTATTGGCTGTCTTCTGGTACTCCTGCAACTTGTTGTTGAACTCGACGTTGATCGTCTCGATATTCTCATTCAACTCCTTCCCGAAGGT from Alistipes dispar carries:
- a CDS encoding OmpH/Skp family outer membrane protein, producing MKKALKLTLAVALMMGATSLYAQKFGRINSQEIVMAMPETKEMQTNLETFGKELNENIETINVEFNNKLQEYQKTANTLTDAVREMKAKELEDLQRRSQEFQQMAQRDYAKKQEELLQPIIEKAKAAIDKIAAAGGYLFVFDTSAGSLAYFDEAALTDLAPEVRKELGITDAPAAAPAAPAAASK